Proteins encoded together in one Telopea speciosissima isolate NSW1024214 ecotype Mountain lineage chromosome 4, Tspe_v1, whole genome shotgun sequence window:
- the LOC122657717 gene encoding uncharacterized protein LOC122657717, with product MAEDLCFFSKDTLVIKSPKKSPLVLRTVVLLFSMVCGVYICSICIKQIRSHTKARFLSLEGVQRPCSVLDIDPREIHYVHYPIPKTYDRAECACNPVRFFAILSMQRSGSGWFETLLNSHINVSSNGEIFSHKERRANTSAIVETMDKVYNLDWLTSASKNECSAAVGFKWMLNQGVMAHHKEIVEYFNRRGVSAIFLFRRNLLRRMISVVANSYDKDAKLINGTHKSHVHSPHEAKILATYKPTINATLLIPNLKQVEDMTAKALEYFKSTRHMILYYEDIIKNSTKLMEVQHFLRVPQRKLKSRQVKIHKGSLSEQVENWDDIHKTLKGTRYESFLHADYQV from the exons ATGGCAGAAGATCTCTGTTTCTTCAGCAAG GATACCCTCGTCATAAAGTCCCCTAAGAAGTCTCCCTTGGTATTGAGGACGGTTGTCTTATTGTTTTCCATGGTCTGCGGTGTTTATATTTGCTCAATTTGTATAAAGCAGATAAGATCCCACACCAAGGCCAGATTCCTAAGTTTAGAAGGTGTTCAAAGGCCTTGCAGTGTATTGGATATCGATCCAAGGGAAATTCATTATGTGCACTATCCCATACCCAAAACCTATGACAG GGCTGAATGTGCATGCAATCCTGTAAGATTCTTTGCCATCTTATCGATGCAGAGATCTGGTAGTGGATGGTTTGAGACATTGTTAAATAGTCATATTAATGTAAGCTCGAATGGTGAAATTTTCTCTCacaaagaaagaagagccaACACTTCAGCAATAGTGGAGACGATGGATAAAGTTTACAACCTGGATTGGTTAACCAGTGCTTCCAAGAATGAATGCTCAGCTGCGGTTGGCTTCAAGTGGATGCTTAATCAG GGTGTGATGGCACATCACAAAGAAATAGTAGAATATTTCAATCGGAGGGGCGTCTCTGCAATATTTCTTTTTCGGAGAAATCTGCTACGCAGGATGATATCAGTCGTTGCAAATTCTTATGACAAAGATGCTAAGCTGATAAATGGGACTCACAAGTCTCATGTGCATTCACCACATGag GCCAAAATCCTAGCAACATACAAGCCTACTATCAATGCCACTTTGTTGATTCCCAATCTGAAGCAAGTGGAAGATATGACTGCCAAAGCTTTAGAATACTTCAAAAGCACACGCCACATGATTCTTTACTATGAGGACATCATAAAGAACAGCACT AAGCTGATGGAGGTTCAACACTTTCTAAGGGTTCCACAGAGGAAGCTTAAGAGCCGTCAAGTGAAAATACACAAAGGGTCTTTATCAGAGCAGGTTGAGAACTGGGATGATATTCACAAGACACTGAAGGGAACGCGGTACGAGAGTTTCCTCCATGCAGACTATCAAGTATAG
- the LOC122657718 gene encoding uncharacterized protein LOC122657718, with protein sequence MADKPSRGLVLYGDGLAHLISPSHTNLHSLAARGVCGFLSLPHSPHAETEDERVVRELAQLLDSHDAYISNNGEHAPTVECQQTSLLPTISERFMGLRTALLATNASVKRFGRKLGFTVFQFDELTNYLNESPQDVIISEIFKLLGFQEGRILETSQFDLVLLHVGHGEKENELEWVNNLVGGIIQTAQPGSEVGSRLHVSIIMSYGAVSNDEDPNLSMLISQKGINSNLSLLIPRQSYTMKGGNLLNNIRHHCPMLIAQWQEAVTRKDMVETFSFKEFKEHGANLAMPADRFLHEVAFKLWKAPKYGA encoded by the exons atggctGACAAACCAAGCCGAGGTTTAGTGTTGTATGGTGATGGGTTGGCACATCTGATTTCTCCTTCACATACCAATCTCCATTCTCTTGCAGCTCGAGGTGTATGCGGGTTCTTGTCCCTCCCACATTCCCCTCATGCAG AAACTGAGGATGAGAGAGTGGTTAGAGAGTTGGCTCAACTACTGGATTCCCATGATGCTTATATCAGCAAT AATGGAGAGCATGCTCCTACTGTTGAATGTCAGCAAACATCCTTGCTGCCAACTATATCAGAGAG GTTTATGGGGCTAAGAACTGCTCTTTTGGCAACCAATGCAAGCGTGAAGCGTTTTGGAAGAAAACTTGGCTTCACTGTGTTCCAATTTGATGAGTTGACTAACTACCTCAATGAATCCCCCCAGGATGTTATAATCTCTGAGATATTTAAGTTGTTGGGTTTCCAAGAGGGAAGGATACTAGAAACAAGTCAATTTGATTTAGTGTTATTGCATGTTGGGCATGGTGAGAAGGAAAATGAGCTGGAGTGGGTCAATAATTTGGTTGGTGGGATTATTCAAACAGCACAACCTGGATCAGAAGTTGGCTCTCGTCTTCACGTTTCTATCATCATGAGCTATGGGGCTGTGTCTAATGATGAGGATCCTAATTTATCGATGTTGATCTCACAAAAGGGGATAAATTCTAATCTTTCATTGCTTATCCCTCGTCAAAGTTACACCATGAAAGGAGGAAACTTACTGAATAACATTAG GCACCATTGTCCAATGTTAATTGCACAATGGCAGGAGGCTGTAACTCGGAAGGATATGGTGGAGACATTTTCATTCAAGGAATTTAAGGAG CATGGTGCAAACCTTGCTATGCCGGCAGACCGCTTTTTGCATGAGGTAGCTTTTAAGCTGTGGAAGGCCCCTAAATATGGAGCATGA